A region of Salvelinus namaycush isolate Seneca chromosome 9, SaNama_1.0, whole genome shotgun sequence DNA encodes the following proteins:
- the LOC120054154 gene encoding suppressor of tumorigenicity 7 protein homolog isoform X3 codes for MVFLVYILRVPFRYSDNLTAVSMFLNTLTPKFYVALTGTSSLISGLILIFEWWYFRKYGTSFIEQVSVSHLRPLLGGVDNSSPTNSSTSNGDADSNRQSVSECKVWRNPLNLFRGAEYNRYTWVTGREPLTYYDMNLSAQDHQTFFTCDSDHLRPADAIMQKAWRERNPQARISAAHEALELEDCATAYILLAEEEATTIVEAEKLFKQAVKAGEGCYRRSQQLQHHGAQYEAQHRRDTNVLVYIKRRLAMCSRKLGRTREAVKMMRDLMKEFPLLSMFNIHENLLESLLELQNYADVQAVLAKYDDISLPKSATICYTAALLKARAVSDKFSPEAASRRGLSTAEMNAVEAIHRAVEFNPHVPKYLLEMKSLILPPEHILKRGDSEAIAYAFFHLQHWKRVEGALNLLHCTWEGTFRMIPYPLEKGHLFYPYPICTETADRELLPTVFHEVSVYPKKELPFFILFTAGLCSFTAMLALLTHQFPELMGVFAKAFLSTLFAPLNFIMEKVESILPSSLWHQLTRI; via the exons TAAGCATGTTTCTGAACACCCTAACCCCCAAGTTCTACGTGGCTCTGACGGGGACCTCCTCCTTGATATCTGGACTCATACTG ATATTTGAGTGGTGGTACTTCAGGAAGTACGGTACTTCCTTCATCGAGCAGGTGTCAGTGAGCCACCTGCGCCCTCTGCTGGGCGGCGTGGACAACAGCTCCCCAACCAACTCCAGCACCAGTAACGGAGACGCAGACTCCAACCGACAGAGTGTGTCCG AATGTAAAGTATGGCGAAATCCACTGAATTTATTTAGAGGGGCGGAGTATAACCG GTATACGTGGGTGACGGGCCGAGAGCCACTCACGTACTACGACATGAATCTCTCGGCACAAGACCACCAGACCTTCTTCACATGTGATTCGGACCACCTCCGGCCAGCTGACGCCA TAATGCAGAAAGCGTGGAGAGAGAGGAACCCACAGGCACGCATCTCTGCCGCACACGAAGCCCTTGAACTAGAGGA cTGTGCGACAGCATACATCCTGCTGGCAGAGGAGGAGGCTACCACCATCGTGGAGGCAGAGAAGCTCTTCAAACAGGCCGTGAAGGCAGGAGAAGGTTGCTACAGACGCAGCCAACAGCTTCAACACCACGGAGCGCAGTATGAGGCACAGCACA GAAGGGACACCAATGTTCTGGTGTACATTAAGAGGAGACTGGCCATGTGTTCTAGAAAGCTGGGACGAACCAGAGAAGCTGTCAAAATGATGAGAGAC TTAATGAAGGAGTTCCCTCTCCTCAGTATGTTCAATATCCATGAGAACCTGCTGGAGTCGCTGCTAGAGCTACAGAACTACGCAGACGTACAGGCCGTACTAGCCAAGTACGacg ATATTAGTTTACCCAAATCTGCAACAATATGCTACACAGCAGCTTTGCTCAAAGCCAGGGCGGTATCGGACAA GTTTTCTCCAGAGGCAGCGTCGAGGCGAGGGTTGAGTACAGCAGAGATGAATGCTGTAGAAGCCATACACAGAGCTGTGGAGTTCAACCCACACGTCCCCAAA TACCTGTTAGAAATGAAAAGTTTAATACTGCCCCCAGAGCACATTCTGAAGCGAGGGGACAGTGAGGCCATAGCCTACGCCTTCTTTCACCTGCAGCACTGGAAGAGGGTGGAGGGGGCCCTTAACCTGCTCCACTGTACCTGGGAGGGCa CTTTTAGAATGATCCCGTACCCTCTGGAGAAAGGCCACCTCTTCTACCCATACCCCATCTGCACCGAGACCGCAGACAGAGAGCTGTTACCAA CAGTGTTTCATGAGGTGTCGGTGTACCCTAAGAAGGAACTGCCATTCTTCATCTTGTTCACGGCTGGTCTCTGCTCCTTCACCGCCATGCTGGCCCTCCTCACACACCAGTTCCCCGAGCTCATGGGAGTCTTCGCTAAAGCT
- the LOC120054154 gene encoding suppressor of tumorigenicity 7 protein homolog isoform X5, translated as MFLNTLTPKFYVALTGTSSLISGLILIFEWWYFRKYGTSFIEQVSVSHLRPLLGGVDNSSPTNSSTSNGDADSNRQSVSECKVWRNPLNLFRGAEYNRYTWVTGREPLTYYDMNLSAQDHQTFFTCDSDHLRPADAIMQKAWRERNPQARISAAHEALELEDCATAYILLAEEEATTIVEAEKLFKQAVKAGEGCYRRSQQLQHHGAQYEAQHRRDTNVLVYIKRRLAMCSRKLGRTREAVKMMRDLMKEFPLLSMFNIHENLLESLLELQNYADVQAVLAKYDDISLPKSATICYTAALLKARAVSDKFSPEAASRRGLSTAEMNAVEAIHRAVEFNPHVPKYLLEMKSLILPPEHILKRGDSEAIAYAFFHLQHWKRVEGALNLLHCTWEGTFRMIPYPLEKGHLFYPYPICTETADRELLPTVFHEVSVYPKKELPFFILFTAGLCSFTAMLALLTHQFPELMGVFAKAFLSTLFAPLNFIMEKVESILPSSLWHQLTRI; from the exons ATGTTTCTGAACACCCTAACCCCCAAGTTCTACGTGGCTCTGACGGGGACCTCCTCCTTGATATCTGGACTCATACTG ATATTTGAGTGGTGGTACTTCAGGAAGTACGGTACTTCCTTCATCGAGCAGGTGTCAGTGAGCCACCTGCGCCCTCTGCTGGGCGGCGTGGACAACAGCTCCCCAACCAACTCCAGCACCAGTAACGGAGACGCAGACTCCAACCGACAGAGTGTGTCCG AATGTAAAGTATGGCGAAATCCACTGAATTTATTTAGAGGGGCGGAGTATAACCG GTATACGTGGGTGACGGGCCGAGAGCCACTCACGTACTACGACATGAATCTCTCGGCACAAGACCACCAGACCTTCTTCACATGTGATTCGGACCACCTCCGGCCAGCTGACGCCA TAATGCAGAAAGCGTGGAGAGAGAGGAACCCACAGGCACGCATCTCTGCCGCACACGAAGCCCTTGAACTAGAGGA cTGTGCGACAGCATACATCCTGCTGGCAGAGGAGGAGGCTACCACCATCGTGGAGGCAGAGAAGCTCTTCAAACAGGCCGTGAAGGCAGGAGAAGGTTGCTACAGACGCAGCCAACAGCTTCAACACCACGGAGCGCAGTATGAGGCACAGCACA GAAGGGACACCAATGTTCTGGTGTACATTAAGAGGAGACTGGCCATGTGTTCTAGAAAGCTGGGACGAACCAGAGAAGCTGTCAAAATGATGAGAGAC TTAATGAAGGAGTTCCCTCTCCTCAGTATGTTCAATATCCATGAGAACCTGCTGGAGTCGCTGCTAGAGCTACAGAACTACGCAGACGTACAGGCCGTACTAGCCAAGTACGacg ATATTAGTTTACCCAAATCTGCAACAATATGCTACACAGCAGCTTTGCTCAAAGCCAGGGCGGTATCGGACAA GTTTTCTCCAGAGGCAGCGTCGAGGCGAGGGTTGAGTACAGCAGAGATGAATGCTGTAGAAGCCATACACAGAGCTGTGGAGTTCAACCCACACGTCCCCAAA TACCTGTTAGAAATGAAAAGTTTAATACTGCCCCCAGAGCACATTCTGAAGCGAGGGGACAGTGAGGCCATAGCCTACGCCTTCTTTCACCTGCAGCACTGGAAGAGGGTGGAGGGGGCCCTTAACCTGCTCCACTGTACCTGGGAGGGCa CTTTTAGAATGATCCCGTACCCTCTGGAGAAAGGCCACCTCTTCTACCCATACCCCATCTGCACCGAGACCGCAGACAGAGAGCTGTTACCAA CAGTGTTTCATGAGGTGTCGGTGTACCCTAAGAAGGAACTGCCATTCTTCATCTTGTTCACGGCTGGTCTCTGCTCCTTCACCGCCATGCTGGCCCTCCTCACACACCAGTTCCCCGAGCTCATGGGAGTCTTCGCTAAAGCT
- the LOC120054154 gene encoding suppressor of tumorigenicity 7 protein homolog isoform X4: MFGTESSLSMFLNTLTPKFYVALTGTSSLISGLILIFEWWYFRKYGTSFIEQVSVSHLRPLLGGVDNSSPTNSSTSNGDADSNRQSVSECKVWRNPLNLFRGAEYNRYTWVTGREPLTYYDMNLSAQDHQTFFTCDSDHLRPADAIMQKAWRERNPQARISAAHEALELEDCATAYILLAEEEATTIVEAEKLFKQAVKAGEGCYRRSQQLQHHGAQYEAQHRRDTNVLVYIKRRLAMCSRKLGRTREAVKMMRDLMKEFPLLSMFNIHENLLESLLELQNYADVQAVLAKYDDISLPKSATICYTAALLKARAVSDKFSPEAASRRGLSTAEMNAVEAIHRAVEFNPHVPKYLLEMKSLILPPEHILKRGDSEAIAYAFFHLQHWKRVEGALNLLHCTWEGTFRMIPYPLEKGHLFYPYPICTETADRELLPTVFHEVSVYPKKELPFFILFTAGLCSFTAMLALLTHQFPELMGVFAKAFLSTLFAPLNFIMEKVESILPSSLWHQLTRI, translated from the exons TAAGCATGTTTCTGAACACCCTAACCCCCAAGTTCTACGTGGCTCTGACGGGGACCTCCTCCTTGATATCTGGACTCATACTG ATATTTGAGTGGTGGTACTTCAGGAAGTACGGTACTTCCTTCATCGAGCAGGTGTCAGTGAGCCACCTGCGCCCTCTGCTGGGCGGCGTGGACAACAGCTCCCCAACCAACTCCAGCACCAGTAACGGAGACGCAGACTCCAACCGACAGAGTGTGTCCG AATGTAAAGTATGGCGAAATCCACTGAATTTATTTAGAGGGGCGGAGTATAACCG GTATACGTGGGTGACGGGCCGAGAGCCACTCACGTACTACGACATGAATCTCTCGGCACAAGACCACCAGACCTTCTTCACATGTGATTCGGACCACCTCCGGCCAGCTGACGCCA TAATGCAGAAAGCGTGGAGAGAGAGGAACCCACAGGCACGCATCTCTGCCGCACACGAAGCCCTTGAACTAGAGGA cTGTGCGACAGCATACATCCTGCTGGCAGAGGAGGAGGCTACCACCATCGTGGAGGCAGAGAAGCTCTTCAAACAGGCCGTGAAGGCAGGAGAAGGTTGCTACAGACGCAGCCAACAGCTTCAACACCACGGAGCGCAGTATGAGGCACAGCACA GAAGGGACACCAATGTTCTGGTGTACATTAAGAGGAGACTGGCCATGTGTTCTAGAAAGCTGGGACGAACCAGAGAAGCTGTCAAAATGATGAGAGAC TTAATGAAGGAGTTCCCTCTCCTCAGTATGTTCAATATCCATGAGAACCTGCTGGAGTCGCTGCTAGAGCTACAGAACTACGCAGACGTACAGGCCGTACTAGCCAAGTACGacg ATATTAGTTTACCCAAATCTGCAACAATATGCTACACAGCAGCTTTGCTCAAAGCCAGGGCGGTATCGGACAA GTTTTCTCCAGAGGCAGCGTCGAGGCGAGGGTTGAGTACAGCAGAGATGAATGCTGTAGAAGCCATACACAGAGCTGTGGAGTTCAACCCACACGTCCCCAAA TACCTGTTAGAAATGAAAAGTTTAATACTGCCCCCAGAGCACATTCTGAAGCGAGGGGACAGTGAGGCCATAGCCTACGCCTTCTTTCACCTGCAGCACTGGAAGAGGGTGGAGGGGGCCCTTAACCTGCTCCACTGTACCTGGGAGGGCa CTTTTAGAATGATCCCGTACCCTCTGGAGAAAGGCCACCTCTTCTACCCATACCCCATCTGCACCGAGACCGCAGACAGAGAGCTGTTACCAA CAGTGTTTCATGAGGTGTCGGTGTACCCTAAGAAGGAACTGCCATTCTTCATCTTGTTCACGGCTGGTCTCTGCTCCTTCACCGCCATGCTGGCCCTCCTCACACACCAGTTCCCCGAGCTCATGGGAGTCTTCGCTAAAGCT